A window of Chryseobacterium aquaeductus genomic DNA:
TTCAATGCTGTCCGGAATATGCACGTTGAAACAAGAGATTGGAAGACCTCTCTGCGTTCCCATATTCGCCCAGACCGGAGAAGAAAAACTGATCCATCCTTTCATGATCATCTCCTTGAAAGCCGGCTGCAATTCAGGTTTGTATAATTTTTTTGCTGCTGCAGTCGTGATTCTGTCGATTGCACCGTCTACGGTTTCGCCTTTCAGAAGGTAACCTCTGTTCAGCATTTGCTCAGATTCTTCGTTGAGCCACCAGATATTATTTTTTTGTTCTTCCATTTTTTATATTGTAAAATGTACCGAGTACATTGTTTTGTTAATTTTTTAGGAGCAGAAAATGTAGTCTTTCTTCTCACTTGTGTACCTGCTTTCCGCTGTATCTTTTTTCTGTGTGCCTTCGACTGCGCTCAGTCACCCAGAAAAAAGGATGCCGCTGCAATCAGGGCTAGAACGACGTTTTGTTTTTCTTTTCACTTTGTCAAAGTTTTAAATCTTTGACAAAGTTGTTCGATTCTTTTTGTCATTTTGACGACAGCTTGTCCCGACCCTTCGGGAAAGCAATATCTTACAATCATCTTGCTTTTTAATCAAACTTATCAAGGTTTTTGCGCAAAAACAGTCACGATAAGTTTTGGCTAAAGCCAAATGAATTTCTCTCTTTGAAAACGGGCTAAAGCCCGTTCCTATTGATATTAAACCGACTTCAAAAACTCTACTTTATGAGAATCATTCAGTCCGCTTTCGTCTCTTAATCTCTGAAATTCTTTGAAAGACGGAATGTTTAAAACCGCGTTCTGAACCTCCTCATTTTCATAATTTGAAAAATGAACAAACGTAACACCGTCTTCTTCCACAAAAACTTTATACTCAAATTTTGTCTGATCCAATGTTTTAAAGTCATTCAAAAACTTCTGAATGTTGCTTTTGTTTTCAGAAACAAACTCAGGTTTTACGGTATAACTTACGATTACGCTAATCATATTTTCTATTTTTTGTCATTGCAAGGAGCGAAAAAATCTTATCAATATTTTTTTACAAACTATTCGCATTTAGGAGGAAATCTTAAAATATCATTTTTTATTTAGTCTCGATTGTATAAATAATTAATGACATTTAAAATTTTGTTCTTCATTCCTGTTTCAAATAAAAAATCAAATGTATCGGTACCTGCAAAATTTCCGTTATTCTGCAAACGATATTTTACTTCTATTAAGTCAATAATAATATCATTTAGATCTAAAATAACATTTTGAATTAAAACATCTTCAAGATTTGTTAAGTCTGATATGTTTTTGAAATTTTTAAAGTTTCCAAAATCTGGAAAATTCATTTCCAAATTTTCTTTGATATAAGAATATTGATTTCTATTAATGTCTGGATAATTAATATCATCACATTCAAATTCATTATCTAAATGAAAAAATAGAATTTCAACAAGTGCTTTTTTTAAACTAGAAATACTTTTTCTATTGCTATAATTTGAATCTAGTCCATACTTTATGGTCTGATCAATTAAACTATAAAGTTTATTAATCTTTTCTTCCACTAAATATTTATTTTTTCGAGTAATTTTAATTTAGTAAAAAATCACCTTTTCTATTTATCAAATCAGGCGTAAATTGAATGCCATGCGATTTGATCATTGCATTTTAGAAAAGATCATTCGCCGTAATACTCTTATCATGCTTCGTATAATCCACCGGTCTTTTTGCGAAGAAATCGTCCATAGAATTAGCGAAAACTTCTTCTTCAAACCACTTCATCGGGCTGTATTGTTCTGCAGTGGTGTTGTAACGTTTTTCCATGTTGATTTTGGTTAAACTTTCGTCAACACGGTATTTCATAAAGTTGATCAGATCTTGTTTAGAGAATTTATCCAGTTCACCCATTTCAAAGATCCAGTCAAGAATTTCTCCTTCCAGTTCGATCGATTGGTCTACCAAAGTGTAAATATCTTCAATATCTGAATCGGTCAAAAGATCCGGCTGCTCTTCACGGATTTTATTGATCAGATAAATTCCGCCGTTTGCGTGAATTTGCTCATCAATAGACGTCCATGCAATAATGTTGGAAACATTTTTCAGGAAACCTTTAAATCTTGTAAATGATAAAATAATTGCAAACTGCGAGAATAAAGACACATTCTCAATCAGAATACTGAATAAAAGCAGAGAGGAAACATATTCTTTTGGTGTTGCAGAATTGGCGTGTTTCAGCACGTTGGATAAGAAATCAATTCTCTTCTTCAACGCAGGAACTTCTACAACATGGGAAAATTCTTCGTTATATCCTAAAACTTCCAACAGACGTGAGTAGGCTTCAGAATGACGGAATTCACACTCAGCGAATGTAGATCCCAAACCATTCAATTCAGGTTTTGGAAGGTGATTGTAAAGGTTTCCCCAAAATGACTTTACCGAAACTTCAATCTGGGCAATCGCTAAAAGTGCATTTTTTACCGCATTTTTTTCATGCGGCTCCAATTGAGACTGAAAATCCTGAACATCTGCCGTGAAATCAACCTCCGAGTGTACCCAAAATGATTTGTTGATTGCTTCTGTAAACTGAAGAACCTCAGGATACTCAAATGGCTTGTAGCTTACTCTTTTGTCAAAAATTCCCATATTAAATTTGTAATGTCTTAAAAAATTAAAAAAGTATATAACATTGTATAAAATTCAGGAAATACATAACTTTTTGATTGGTTGAAAGTTATCTTTTACCCGATCATCCCAAACAGTTGTCTATTTCTTGTATCGTGCGAAGCACAAAGTTAGACAACGCAGACTGATTTTAAAAGGGGTAAAGAGTAATTGATTGACTTTTAAGCTTAAAAGTTTTCCACATTTACATGAAACTCGCTCTGATATTGGTTTAAAGATAGTTAACACTTGAAAATCTAAGTTATGTTAAGTTTGCAATTAAACACTTTGTTTTAAATCATTGATTTTCAGAGTTTATAGTATTAAACATTGGTTTTTTTAAAGATTTTTTTAATCTTGTAACAAAACGAAAATATATACTACTTATTGAGAATAAAAACAGTAATCGCTTCATGTTAGTAATTCAGGATCTACATAAATCATACGATACGGGAAAGAGTAAACTTCACGTTCTCAAGGGTATTAATCTTAATATTGCTGAAGGTGAATTCGTCTCTATTATGGGAAGTTCGGGTTCCGGAAAATCAACTTTATTGAATATTATAGGGATTCTGGATGAAAAAGACAGTGGTGTTTACGATCTCGACGGAATTCCGATTGAACATCTTAACGAAGTAAAAGCGGCTGAATATCGCTCGAAATTTCTTGGTTTTGTTTTCCAGTCTTTTAATTTGATTGGATACAAAACAGCTTTAGATAATGTTGCGCTTCCTTTGTACTACCAAAATGTACCAAGAAAAGAACGTAACCAAAGAGCAATGGAGTATTTGGAAAAGGTTGGTTTAACACAATGGGCAACGCATCTTCCCAACGAGCTTTCGGGTGGACAAAAACAAAGAGTTGCAATTGCCAGAGCATTAATTACCAATCCAAAAGTAGTTTTAGCCGATGAGCCGACCGGAGCATTAGATTCAAAAACTACTCACGATATTATGAAACTCCTTCAGGATATCAACAATGAAGGTAAAACAATCATCGTGGTAACCCACGAACCCGATGTTGCCGCACAAACTAAAAGAAATGTCATCCTGCGAGACGGAATTATTGAGAGTGACGAGTTTATAAAGCAGATTGTGCTTTAATGGTGAATTGTGAATGGTCAATTTTGCTTCGCAAGTGAAGAATGAATTTTCCCACTTCATATAATTGACAACGAAGTTAATTGACTTCGCAGAAAATTCAAAGCGTAGCTGATTCACTTTTTATAAAGTAAAAAATAAAAATATGTTTGACCTAGATCGATGGCAGGAAATATTCAGTTCTATTCGCAGTAATGTATTGCGAACGGTGCTTTCGGGTTTTACGGTGGCTTTGGGATTGTATATCTTCATTGTGCTTTTCGGTATTGGAAATGGTTTACAGAATGCTTTTCAACAGGGTTTTACAAGAGATGCACAGAATCTGATTACCATCTTTACGGGTCGTACCAATATTGCCTACGGAGGTCTTCAAGCAGATAGAAATATCACTCTGAATAATTCGGATTATGAAGCTCTGATAAAATCTCAACCCGAAAAAGTGCAATATTCAACTCCCCGATATTCTACAAATTTTCTTGTCAAATATGGTAAAGAAAGTGGAAGTTACCAGATTTCCGGTGCCAATGACGAAGAAGCTTTTATTGAAAACCGAAAGCTGATGAACGGAAGGTTTATCTCCAAAAGAGATATAGAAAATAATCAATATGTTGCTGTAATCGGAAGAATGGTACAGCGAGATTTGATAAAAAATGGAGATCCTGTAGGAAAAGATTTAGAAATCAACGGCAGCATTTTCAAAGTGATCGGAGTCTTTAGTGATGATGGAGGAGATTGGGATGAAAGAATGATCAGTGTTCCTGTATCTACGCTTCAGCAGGTTAAAAAAGGTTCAGACACGATCAATACTGTTTTTATTGCTTACGATGAAAAAATGCAGCCCGATCAGGCAATAAAATATGGAAAGGATCTTGAAAGAGAATTGAGAGCAAGGAAAAAAGTTTCCCCTGATGACCAAAACGCAGTAGGCGTTAATAATCGTGCAGAAGGATTACAAGATTCTTTTACTTTCCTTTTTGTGATTACGATTATTGTAGGATTTATTGGGATGGGTACTTTACTTGCCGGAATCATCGGAATCAGTAATATCATGGTGTACATTGTAAAAGAACGCACCAAGGAAATAGGAGTACGGAAAGCCATCGGAGCCAAACCAAGAAGTATCGTTGCGTTAATCATGCAGGAAAGTATTGTAATCACGGTAATTTCAGGGTTTGTGGGAGTAGGTGTAGGTGTACTTACTTTAGAATTAATAGGAGACAGTTTAGAAAAATATTTTATAAAAGATCCTAGTGTAGGTTGGGGATTGATCTTTGCGGCATTTATCAGTCTTGTAATTTCTGGGTTGATTGCCGGTTTTATTCCTGCGTACAGAGCCTCACGAATCAGGCCTATAGAAGCTTTGAGAACGGAATAGCGAATGGTGAATTGTGAATTGTGAATTGTGAATTTTAAAACTGAATTTCATAATTAACAGGAAAATTCAAAAAAGTATTAATAATTGACTTGCGGAGCAAAATTCATAGCAAAGCAAAATTCACTTTTATAAGATA
This region includes:
- a CDS encoding ABC transporter permease gives rise to the protein MFDLDRWQEIFSSIRSNVLRTVLSGFTVALGLYIFIVLFGIGNGLQNAFQQGFTRDAQNLITIFTGRTNIAYGGLQADRNITLNNSDYEALIKSQPEKVQYSTPRYSTNFLVKYGKESGSYQISGANDEEAFIENRKLMNGRFISKRDIENNQYVAVIGRMVQRDLIKNGDPVGKDLEINGSIFKVIGVFSDDGGDWDERMISVPVSTLQQVKKGSDTINTVFIAYDEKMQPDQAIKYGKDLERELRARKKVSPDDQNAVGVNNRAEGLQDSFTFLFVITIIVGFIGMGTLLAGIIGISNIMVYIVKERTKEIGVRKAIGAKPRSIVALIMQESIVITVISGFVGVGVGVLTLELIGDSLEKYFIKDPSVGWGLIFAAFISLVISGLIAGFIPAYRASRIRPIEALRTE
- a CDS encoding ribonucleotide-diphosphate reductase subunit beta, producing MGIFDKRVSYKPFEYPEVLQFTEAINKSFWVHSEVDFTADVQDFQSQLEPHEKNAVKNALLAIAQIEVSVKSFWGNLYNHLPKPELNGLGSTFAECEFRHSEAYSRLLEVLGYNEEFSHVVEVPALKKRIDFLSNVLKHANSATPKEYVSSLLLFSILIENVSLFSQFAIILSFTRFKGFLKNVSNIIAWTSIDEQIHANGGIYLINKIREEQPDLLTDSDIEDIYTLVDQSIELEGEILDWIFEMGELDKFSKQDLINFMKYRVDESLTKINMEKRYNTTAEQYSPMKWFEEEVFANSMDDFFAKRPVDYTKHDKSITANDLF
- a CDS encoding ABC transporter ATP-binding protein, whose product is MLVIQDLHKSYDTGKSKLHVLKGINLNIAEGEFVSIMGSSGSGKSTLLNIIGILDEKDSGVYDLDGIPIEHLNEVKAAEYRSKFLGFVFQSFNLIGYKTALDNVALPLYYQNVPRKERNQRAMEYLEKVGLTQWATHLPNELSGGQKQRVAIARALITNPKVVLADEPTGALDSKTTHDIMKLLQDINNEGKTIIVVTHEPDVAAQTKRNVILRDGIIESDEFIKQIVL